In Kryptolebias marmoratus isolate JLee-2015 linkage group LG22, ASM164957v2, whole genome shotgun sequence, the sequence TTCTTATCCCTGTGGCAAAAAGGTGCTTTTGGACGTTTTGTGGAATTAAAGAGGAATATTCAGACAAGTACTGCTTTGTCCTGCATTTTAGAGCTTTAAGGgcaaattgtgcaaaaaaaaaagaaaagaaggtatTTTGTTGTAATAATCTCTGTAAACAAACTACAactaaacaagataaaaatgttcattattgCTCATTTTGATCTGTATACCCATTATTTGtttaatgctgaaaaaaaacaactacttcTGTGGAACAATTTTCTTTGCAGCCTGAAGAACATCGGCTATTTCCACCTTATCTCCAAACTCCTTCTCCTGGTGCTCCAGGAGGATTCCCTGTAAAACACGACACGCAGTTCAGCTGCAGGAGGGTCTCCAGCAGACGAGCGAGCCGAATCTGACGTTCGGCGGACTGACCTGGCTTCCTGCTCCGATGACGAACACCCCACCCAGGACGAAGCCCTCCCCGTTCATGTTGCCCTGGTGACCAGACTTCCAGGCACGGATGAAGTTCCTCCACACTCCAAGGCGGACGAAGCCCAAACCCCCCATCCGTCTCTGCAGAGGGCCGTAGAAACGCTtctacaaacaaacatccagcaGATAAAGATGAATGTGTTCCAAGAATTACAAACATCTTCTGCTGATTCTTATCTATGACAAAGACAAAGTAACGTACTCTTCTGAGTAGTGGTTAGCCTGACTCCCCTCTTTTCCCTGATTTTTCAAATTGATATTGCTCTGACTCCCATCTATTgaaggtaagatactgactgtcCATAACTACCACCCAGaatctcactttaaaaaaatctaaaccatTTGCTCAGCCCTCATGTGCGATGGCATGCATGCTTTGGAAACTTGAGCGCTCAatcaatatttttataattttacagaCCAAGTTGCtcaaaaaatatcaacaaaaacaataagagGAGCGTGATGAGATTcttcaaaataagttttaataaattaagagTGGTGTTGGTGCAGTAAATCGAACCTGCTCATCGATGTAGACGTCCCCAGCAAAGTGCGGTCTGAAGCCCTGGATCTCTGCGCCCAGGTTTTCTTTCACCACAGCGACCAGGGGGACCCCGAGCTCCTCCAGCTGGGGTTTCAGAGAGGACAGCTCAGAGGCCTCCTGCAGCAGGGACGGAAACGTAAACACTGGGGGAAATTTTACTCCCACTCGCCTGGAATGACGCAGAGCGGCCTCACGTTTCGTACACTAACAGTTACCTCTCTGCACAAAAATCATCCAGGTCGCCGCACGGCCATCACCACAGCCCCGTTCTTCTCCCACAGGCTCTTTGCTTTGACGACTTTCTcagctgaagacaaaacaagaataaactcTTTGCACCTAGACCTGACACGCTGGTAAGAAATCATGTTGGACTTCTACAGCTTCAAGAGAGGAGGCTCCGAACGAAGCACCCTTTGGTTACCTTCCACCGTGGAACGCAGATCGGCATCTTCGAGATACTCCAGTGATGCTTTTGCGCCTTTCGGAAGACACAGATCAGTGTTCGCCAAGAAGATCCCGGCCAGGGCGGCTCCGACGGCCCCCAGACCCACCGACCACATCCCCATCTCAAACAGCTCCTCCTCCAGTCCGGACCAGAAGGTAGACACTACGGGAAAACACAGCGAAAGCTGTATGAAATGTACGTTCGGCCACAGTCTTCCTGAGCTGAGCGAAGGTTTCTAATGCTTATCTTTTATTTTGGGGAGAGCAAAACTCCCAGAGACCCAGCAGCCAACAAGACCCAACAAGCCATTCATGGGTGGGCAGTGTTTGAGCCGACGGAGTTTATGAGCGGGGCGCTTTCTGACAGAAATCTCTCTCACTTGAGGCTAAGATTAAATACCTGAAACACACATCAGATAACTGTGACTACATCTGCGATGTTGCTCAAACCCCACTTGTGGCAACTAGATGATGTACTCCAATGGTTTTAAATATCTTAAAGGATAGTCAGCTTAACTGAATCATGCTT encodes:
- the selenou1a gene encoding selenoprotein U 1a isoform X1 yields the protein MLVLSRCSPALRWRWRLPLLCSTTTRPQFATTQTALFHRGEAKASPEPNKMTSVSTFWSGLEEELFEMGMWSVGLGAVGAALAGIFLANTDLCLPKGAKASLEYLEDADLRSTVEAEKVVKAKSLWEKNGAVVMAVRRPGUFLCREEASELSSLKPQLEELGVPLVAVVKENLGAEIQGFRPHFAGDVYIDEQKRFYGPLQRRMGGLGFVRLGVWRNFIRAWKSGHQGNMNGEGFVLGGVFVIGAGSQGILLEHQEKEFGDKVEIADVLQAAKKIVPQK
- the selenou1a gene encoding selenoprotein U 1a isoform X2 is translated as MSTFWSGLEEELFEMGMWSVGLGAVGAALAGIFLANTDLCLPKGAKASLEYLEDADLRSTVEAEKVVKAKSLWEKNGAVVMAVRRPGUFLCREEASELSSLKPQLEELGVPLVAVVKENLGAEIQGFRPHFAGDVYIDEQKRFYGPLQRRMGGLGFVRLGVWRNFIRAWKSGHQGNMNGEGFVLGGVFVIGAGSQGILLEHQEKEFGDKVEIADVLQAAKKIVPQK
- the selenou1a gene encoding selenoprotein U 1a isoform X3 codes for the protein MGMWSVGLGAVGAALAGIFLANTDLCLPKGAKASLEYLEDADLRSTVEAEKVVKAKSLWEKNGAVVMAVRRPGUFLCREEASELSSLKPQLEELGVPLVAVVKENLGAEIQGFRPHFAGDVYIDEQKRFYGPLQRRMGGLGFVRLGVWRNFIRAWKSGHQGNMNGEGFVLGGVFVIGAGSQGILLEHQEKEFGDKVEIADVLQAAKKIVPQK